The Geoalkalibacter sp. genomic sequence GACCTCAAGGTGGTGGGCGAGGCGGGCGACGGCGTCGAGGTTCTCGAAGCGGCGCGGCGCCTCAAGCCCGACGTGGTGCTGCTCGATGTGGCCATGCCGCGCCTGAACGGCATCGACACCACCCGCATGCTGCGCGAGGCGCTGCCGCAAACGCGCGTCGTCATCCTCTCCATGTTCGACAAGGAACTCTACGCCCACCGCGCCCTGAGCGCCGGCGCTCACGGCTACGTGCTCAAGGCCGGAGCCAGCGAGGATTTGCTCGCGGCGATTCGCGCCGCCGCCAAAGGCCACTATTATCTGTGTCGGCTCATTCAGGCCGAGGTCATCGAATCCTACCTCACCCAGGATCGTCCGGCGGCCCCCGCAACCGAATACGATAGCCTCTCCGAGCGCGAAAAGCAGGTGTTTCTGCTGCTGGTGCAGGGCAATTCCCTGGAACAGATCGGCAAGATCCTCTGCATCAGCGCCAAGACCGTCGAGAAGCACCGCGCCGCCGTCACGCGCAAGATCGGCACCGGCAACCCCGTCGAAATGGTCAAGTACGCCGTTCGCATCGGCGTCATCGATCCCGAGAGCTGGAAGTTTTAGGCTCGGAATGGCTCAACGAGCAAGCAAAGCTCTCGTCTTTCTTTCCTTTTCATTGAAAACCTTCCTGATTGATTCGTGGTGGGAGAATCCCTACCTGTATTTGGGGGTTTTCCCCCATGGCGATTTCTTTTCCCTTTGTTTTAATCTGATCTTGAATGGGGATGGAGAAGGGCAAGTTTTATCTCTTGGGAAATTATAAATAACTTTTCCGATGTCGTTGGTGGACAAAGAGGCGATTTCTGTTTAAATGTTTAAGCATAGGATGGTCTTTAAGTGTAAACTTTTTTTTCAGGATGGCGGCGATGAGCTTTAACAGGTTGTTGAAAAACAAAGAGTTTTTGATTCAAAAAAGGCCCCTTTTGTGCTATCCTCTTGCGCATAATTGATTGAATTTGCTGGAGAATTTTATGCGCGGAATCGAGAACAACACCGAAGCGATGTTTGTCTATCTCTCGCCTGAATCCTTTGTCCCCAAAACCCACCCCCTGCGACCCATCCGGGCA encodes the following:
- a CDS encoding response regulator; protein product: MIRVLLGDDHVIMREGLRLLLETQADLKVVGEAGDGVEVLEAARRLKPDVVLLDVAMPRLNGIDTTRMLREALPQTRVVILSMFDKELYAHRALSAGAHGYVLKAGASEDLLAAIRAAAKGHYYLCRLIQAEVIESYLTQDRPAAPATEYDSLSEREKQVFLLLVQGNSLEQIGKILCISAKTVEKHRAAVTRKIGTGNPVEMVKYAVRIGVIDPESWKF